A genomic segment from Diospyros lotus cultivar Yz01 chromosome 5, ASM1463336v1, whole genome shotgun sequence encodes:
- the LOC127801469 gene encoding N-terminal acetyltransferase A complex catalytic subunit NAA10, protein MVCIRKATVNDLLAMQACNLLCLPENYQMKYYLYHILSWPQLLYVAEDYGGKIVGYVLAKMEEETSECHGHITSLAVLRTHRKLGLATKLMTAAQNAMEQVFAAEYVSLHVRKSNRAAFKLYTETLGYKIHDVEAKYYADGEDAYDMRKQLKGKQQHHHHHHHHHHHGGGCCSGEAPKGGEAKAGSAE, encoded by the coding sequence ATGGTGTGCATACGCAAGGCCACCGTCAATGACCTTCTGGCGATGCAGGCCTGCAACCTCCTCTGCCTCCCGGAGAACTACCAGATGAAGTACTACCTCTACCACATCCTCTCCTGGCCCCAACTCCTCTACGTCGCCGAGGACTACGGCGGCAAGATCGTCGGCTACGTCCTCGCCAAGATGGAGGAGGAGACCTCCGAGTGCCACGGCCACATCACATCCCTCGCCGTCCTCCGCACCCACCGCAAGCTCGGCCTCGCCACCAAGCTCATGACCGCCGCCCAGAATGCCATGGAACAGGTCTTCGCCGCCGAGTACGTTTCTTTGCATGTCAGGAAGAGCAACAGAGCAGCATTTAAGCTCTACACCGAGACGCTGGGGTACAAGATCCATGATGTGGAGGCCAAGTACTATGCGGATGGGGAGGACGCCTACGATATGCGGAAGCAATTGAAGGGTAAGCAGCAGcatcaccaccaccatcatcaccatcaccatcacgGTGGCGGATGTTGCTCCGGCGAGGCTCCCAAGGGCGGGGAGGCGAAAGCAGGGTCAGCAGAGTGA